The following proteins are co-located in the Manihot esculenta cultivar AM560-2 chromosome 7, M.esculenta_v8, whole genome shotgun sequence genome:
- the LOC110618727 gene encoding anthocyanidin 3-O-glucosyltransferase 1, which translates to MEKAQLVFVPAPAMGHLVSAVETAKLLLSRCHSLSITVLIFNNSVVTSKVHNYVDSQIASSSNRLRFIYLPRDETGISSFSSLIEKQKPHVKESVMKITESGSSVESPRLVGFIVDMFCTAMIDVANEFGVPSYIFYTSGAAFLNFMLHVQKIHDEENFNPTEFNASDGELQVPGLVNSFPSKAMPTAILSKQWFPPLLENTRRYGEAKGVIINTFFELESHAIESFKDPPIYPVGPILDVRSNGRNTNQEIMQWLDDQPPSSVVFLCFGSNGSFSKDQVKEIACALENSGHRFLWSLRRPPAPGFLESPSDYEDLQEVLPEGFLERTSGIGKVIGWAPQVAVLAHPATGGFVSHSGWNSILESIWFGVPVATWPMYAEQQFNAFQMVIELGLAVEIKMDYRNDSGEIVKCDQIERGIRCLMKHDSDRRKKVKEMSEKSRGALMEGGSSYCWLDNLIKDMIK; encoded by the coding sequence ATGGAAAAAGCACAGCTTGTGTTCGTCCCCGCCCCTGCTATGGGCCACCTTGTATCGGCTGTGGAAACAGCGAAGCTTCTTCTTAGCCGCTGTCACAGTCTCTCCATCACTGTACTTATCTTCAATAATTCTGTAGTTACCTCCAAAGTTCATAACTATGTTGATTCTCAGATTGCTTCCTCCTCCAATCGTCTCCGATTCATTTATCTGCCCAGAGATGAGACTGGAATTTCTAGTTTCTCTTCTTTGATTGAGAAACAGAAACCCCATGTTAAAGAATCTGTGATGAAGATCACTGAGTCTGGTTCAAGTGTTGAGTCGCCTCGGTTGGTGGGTTTCATTGTTGATATGTTCTGCACAGCGATGATAGATGTGGCGAATGAATTTGGTGTTCCATCTTACATTTTCTACACGTCGGGTGCAGCTTTTCTCAATTTCATGCTTCATGTGCAAAAGATTCATGACGAAGAAAATTTTAACCCCACTGAGTTCAACGCGTCAGATGGTGAGTTACAAGTTCCGGGTTTAGTAAACTCATTTCCTTCTAAGGCTATGCCTACTGCAATTTTGAGCAAACAATGGTTTCCCCCTCTACTTGAAAATACAAGAAGATACGGAGAAGCTAAGGGTGTTATAATAAATACGTTCTTCGAGCTGGAATCCCATGCGATTGAGTCTTTCAAAGACCCTCCAATCTACCCCGTAGGACCCATCTTAGACGTGAGGTCAAATGGAAGAAACACTAATCAAGAAATCATGCAATGGCTTGATGATCAACCTCCATCATCCGTAGTGTTCTTATGCTTTGGAAGCAATGGAAGTTTCAGTAAAGATCAAGTGAAAGAGATTGCTTGTGCTCTAGAGAATAGTGGGCATCGATTCTTATGGTCTCTACGCCGACCACCGGCGCCGGGTTTTCTAGAATCTCCGAGTGACTATGAGGATCTACAAGAAGTCTTACCTGAAGGATTCTTGGAAAGAACATCTGGGATTGGAAAGGTGATAGGTTGGGCTCCTCAAGTGGCTGTCTTGGCTCATCCGGCCACCGGAGGATTTGTTTCTCACAGTGGATGGAATTCTATATTAGAGAGCATATGGTTTGGAGTCCCAGTTGCCACATGGCCAATGTATGCAGAACAGCAATTCAATGCCTTTCAAATGGTGATTGAGTTGGGATTAGCAGTTGAAATTAAAATGGATTATAGAAATGACAGTGGAGAAATTGTGAAATGTGATCAAATAGAGAGAGGAATAAGGTGTTTGATGAAGCATGATAGTGATAGAAGGAAGAAGGTGAAGGAGATGAGTGAAAAAAGCAGAGGAGCTTTAATGGAGGGTGGATCTTCATACTGTTGGTTAGATAATCTAATCAAAGATATGATTAAATAG